A region of the Puntigrus tetrazona isolate hp1 unplaced genomic scaffold, ASM1883169v1 S000000079, whole genome shotgun sequence genome:
aaagcttgtattttgtatttttggatcTACTCATCCATTGTCAAGCCCCATTCAATGACAACAAGCTAGTTTTTGGGCTTTTGGCCACTGACTTACAGGTCGTGTTTTCTGTGTAGACTAGAATACAGACTGGTCTTAAATACCCCTGAGCAAATGTGCGTTTGCGTCCCTGCTCCTGGTAAAGTATGAGtagcatttttgcatttcagaaatatttgaaACTTTTTGCTGTAACAAAAAACCATCAAGAAGTCACATATCCAACATATATGTAGATTAACTTACGAAATGAGCAGAAAAGTAGGCATACGATCATCCCTACACAAAATGAATCAATATGGAATGCAATATTAGTAGTGACCATGATTAAATCTCATGTCAATGTGGCAGGGTGGTCATTTTTCAATGTACCTTTCCCATTAAAGGCACAACTCCGCCGTGAAGACACGTGCAGTCTGATGTAAACAAGCATGAATGAGAAGCACATGgcgtgagacacacacacacacacacacacacacacacacacacacacacacacacacacattcagtgtcTGACAGCAGAGGGCGCTGAACAGCTGAAACACAGCCGTTACCCCAGAAACCCCAGAAACGAAGCTTTCtaattgaaatttttttaaatatttattcagattcTTGTATGTGACCTTAATTCACAGTGCCAAATGCTTTGACATTTAGTCATAAAAGACTGcagttttaaattgaaaaataattgttttatcatttctgTACAGGAGAGATttaatgttgtttcaaacctcaATCAACATAGCACACCTGAGAAATAGATAACAGTGGTGTGGAATAATCCTACGCTATGTCTGTATGCTAAATATAGAAATTTAGAAACATTTGATATGTTCAAGAGATCTTATTTCTAATGTTTCCTCTCTTCTGGGCTGTATGTTGGATGGAGGATATGTGTGATGTGGATTTCGTTTGTCTTGCAGTGAAGTATGTGGACTGTGGCAGAGGAGCTGATGTCAGGTTTGAATGCAGTCCTCCTGGAGACTTCGGGATATCGGTGGATGGGGTTGTGTTTGCCCTGCGTCCACTCCATCGCTCCCTCTCCTGGACATCACCTCTGCTCATCAAAGCCCAGGATGAAGCCACCCAGCAGCAGTGGCAGACGCAGGTCAGACTGCTTCCAGCCAGAGACCTTCTAGGCACGGTATGACATGTGCATTATACGTCAGAGCTGGAAGCAGTGGCTATTATGATGACCAAAATTATTCGTCATCATTTttatgaacaattttttttactgatgaaAACGAGACGATaacgaacaaaataaataaaatagattataaataatgaataaagatACAGTAGATTTAAGGGGAAATCTTAAACATAGCACAAATTCTAGATGTTTTTATAGCTTTCTTGTTAACAGATGTAGAAATTGTATTTGAACTTTAAATTGATTTGTCttttgtacataaaaatatctaCCAAACAGGAAGTAACCTGTAAAGGAGAGGGAGCTGAACAGAgagagctcctctgctggcgTGGCATTACAGCATAATTCTACAGAAAGATTTATGTAATGGGCATAAAAcctttttgtatattaattagattaattcCCATTTAGTTGCTTCTGCTGTTTCCTCAGGTGAccttcatttaaatcaaaagcTTTGGATGCAATGTTTGCTGTTTTGGAGATTTGTAGAGTTGTACATTTTGTGTTTAGAGTTTGAAGTTTCAGCAAAAGTGTAAACAAAAGGGAAAGACTTTTATAatgattgttttaatattactaGTAATAGAAAAGCAAACATAATATATTCTCGTTTGCTGTCAGCATTCAGCAAATCcgcatttatatcatttaaacaaatctttgaatgactaatgaacatttaaattcacaaaactTGCAGACTTAGTGGAATCTAGTTGAGAtcttgtgaagtgtgtgtgtgtgtgtatcctaaTATCAGCTATCGATCACCCTGCTTTCCAACATATCAGCATCGGCCTTCAAAAAACCATAACGGTCAACCATTAGTAATTCTAACTGATCGATGCCTGTGATTAGCTTTGAAATACCGGTGTTTGTTGTAACACATCTGTTGTATCTGCAGGATCGACACATGCTCAGTGGAGATGTACCAGAAATAGTGTTTCCTTCACGACAGATAGACGTGTTTCTCAAACGCACTAAGCGAGATTGGGTTATTCCTCCTATTAATGTGGCAGAAAACTCAAGAGGGCCTTTCCCAATGAAACTGGTCAGGGTAAGGTCAACACTGCTATcagtaatatcaataatatctgctagattagtgtgtgtgtgtgtgtgtgtgtgtgagtgcgtctgtgtttgtgtgtgcattcagATCTTGACCCATTCTGATTTCTGACCATCTAATAAATTCATTAGAGTAACTCATGTCCTCCTGAGCTTTATGTTAAACATTGAGTATCAGGACAGATGTTTAGTGCCCGAGGTTCACTAATGTGTTTGGGCTGTGCTCTCCGCTTTGATGTAGATTCGCTCAGATAACGATGAGAAGGTGAGTTTGCGTTACAGCGTGACAGGTCCCGGTGCTGACCAGCCGCCCACTGGAGTATTCTCCATCGACCCCATCTCAGGCCTCCTGACGGTCCTCAAGCCGCTGGACCGCGAGCACCTGCACATCTTCAACGTGAGTCCATCACAGTCCCTCCACTCCACTCAAACTCTAGATGCGCTACGTGAAACTGAGATAACTGTCTGTGTTTGACTGTAGTCAGCAATGACTTCAGCTAAATCGTTTCACAGCAGAGTTACAGTATTGATCTCTCTCTACATGCTGAGCAATAAAACAGACTCCTGGGCTGATGGGAAAGAGTGATTGAATGAAACATTTGATCATAAGAACTGTGAAAAGGGCAGATTATttatacagtactgtgcaaaacTAGAGATTCTCAAAATAGGGGGCCTGTACTATTTAAGCCCTATgttatatatctaaaataagTTAATGTCATGCAGACActgaagtgtttttaatttgtctGAAATGCAGTCAACAAATGTCaccttaaaaaaagcatttagaaaatttaaaaaaaaaagtttttcaaatcaacatgttacaatgatttctgaaggatcatgtgacactgaagactggagtaataatgctgaaaattcagctgctcatcacagaaataaattatatttgaacagatattcacattttttaattcagatattcacatgcttttttaattttttatttaaataaatgcagccttggtgtgcAGAAGAGATttctttctaaaacattttgtgatgaAGCCGAGCTGGTCGGGGAGAGGATGTAAGGCCTTGAAAGGATTGAAAATGATGGCTCACTCGCAGCAACACTTCAGTGCAGAAGGATTGTCCACAGTGAAGGACATAAAACgatgaaaaacaaacccaaagtACCAAAGAAACAAGTAAAAAGGGAAAACAAACCAGAAAATACTCCAACAGCGAGAACAACAAATATCAAACAGGTATCCACGATAAACAAAGGGGGTTTTAAATAGCTGGACGCGCCGCAGGAGCACTCTTGTATTGACTTGATTAACAAGCCCTGTCCTGATGTTTGGCCTCCGCTTCTATAGGCCTAACTCAGTATCCACCACTGGTTTTGCCAGCTTCCGGTTTCGCGGTGCAGCGTGGGAAGGCCATGGCGTCATAATTGGCCGCCACTCGTGCGCTCGGTTTGGTCAGCGCTAGATTTCCCGCCAGAAGACTGACTCCACCCACACAGACAAACATCACAGGGACAAAACAGGACAAGTGCtatctaaaatgtatgtaatggcTAAGATGAACAACGAGGAAGTGCTGAAATGGAAAATGTCCACATGCTATCAGTATCGCGTGTGCACCCGCTACCCTGAGAGCGGCAACAGAAGGGAGGATGTGAAGAGTGGATGaagtaaacgtgtgtgtgtgtgtgtgtgtgtgtgtgtgtgtgtgtgtgcgcgagtgtgttCCTCAGCggaacacacatttaaaatattgcctTTGAAAATTCTTTGAATCATGGTGTACATTTCAAAATTCCTTCTTGTGTTCAAAACCAGTTGAATGTAATGCATCTAACCAGAGTAGTTTGGAACAGTTAACAGATAAAACTCTTCTAATTCTGTGTCTTCTCATTAATCTGCACCTGACCTGGTGAAAGGGTATGAACCTCACCGGTTTCCAGTACCTTTCCGGACCTTAAACATCATCCTACATAAAACAAACGAATGCCTCTCAACCTAATAGAGCCTTTGAACATTATTAACCTTCTCTAGAGATTTTCACAATTTATTGTACAGTATCTTGATactctgtatttaaataaatgtgttgtcATGATGTCAGCAAGCAGAGAAAGATTAATCTACTCCTCTTATTACACTGAAGTATGTGCATGCCctgtatttattgattgatttatgcACTTCTCTGTGTGTTGGCATCAGTTGAGGGCACACGCTGTGGATTTGAATGGTAATCAGGTGGAAAACCCCATCGACGTCATAATCAACGTTATTGATATGAATGACAACCGACCAGAGTTCATCAAGCAGATCTGGAACGGAAGTGTTCCTGAAGGATCTAAACCAGGTTTAACTGTTTCAGAGTTTTCATTTCTATAAAACTGGGCTTTATGTTCTgagtatttatgttttaatcttATATCTTGTCTTTGATTTATACAGGCACATCAGTGATGACGGTGACGGCAGAGGACAAGGATGATGCCACGACTCTGAACGGTCAACTTCGCTATAAGATTGTGTCTCAAAACCCTGACGCCCCCAACCCAAACATGTTCACCATTAACAACCGGACGGGGAGCATCATCACTGTCGCTGCCGGCCTTGACCGAGAGGTACAGCACTCGACTGATAAACCCTGACCACAACCACAAATCTTCATTAGTTCAACTGGTCCCAGTAATGTTTTAGATGCGTCAATGaaagatttgaataaaaaaaggggGGTATACATATGCTTTAGAAACATAATGCTTTTCATAAAACCATCAGAGTGAGGCTTAAAGATACTCCCATTCTGAGGCTTGTcccattttagtttttgtcaaAACAGTTGACACACAGAAATTCAGTTTCTCTGATTTTACATAATGCAACATTTTGcttgataaatgtttttatttcttttcatctcGCTCCATGCCACCTGCTGGTCTGATGCTGTAACTGTAGAAAGCTTCCCTATAAAATTCCCAGCACTAACACAAACTAACTCTTCACTCTGCACTCTTGTACCTCGCTTGACCACAACTAATGTGTTAATGTaggtaaatatgaaaatatggatatacatttattttaaaatgagcagCACAGTGACAAAGCAAGAGGAAAGAAGGATTCCAAACTGACATGACTTTTGAGAAATGATCACTTGTTATCAGGGCTGACCTCAGAGAATCATGGACTTTAGAAAACCTCACTGAACATCAGATACTTTATTTAACTAAAGTAAAAAACTGAACAGTCAGGCAGAGGCTTCAATTTAAACAGAATCAATAAACTGTAAATGTGTgcaaacattttgcattaaatattgttatGATTTTCTTGTCAGTTTTAAGTAAAAAGTGCAAAGGatatattaaaattcattgCAAACGTCTGCAGGCACATAAAAAGAGACTAAGGCACAGTCGGGCACAGTGTTAATCTGTGGTAAAAAGAGAATTACAACACGCTCTAGTGGAGAAGCAGGATTTGGGCAGTTTTAAGATTTGTAATGAGTGCTTTGTGTGTTAAGGGGAGTGTTCCCAATActggctgatctaattaatgtagCCTTACAATCCTTTAATGAATGTGAAAATTAGAGGCATattagtgtgtttatgtgtaagCCAGGTTAACGGCATTTGTCTTTTAATCTAGACTGAAATTGACAGCATGTGTCTGCCCGCCGAACAGTGTTTGTTAGATTGTTCCAGTttaggtgctaaataggaaaaggatctgctgcctgcagttgattttgataacACAGCCCACAtggaggactataatgtgatgaGAGCTTGCTCAAGTACTATTGAGCTAAACCATTGaaggctttataagtaattaaatcCTACaaaatgtttgatagggagccagtgcagtgttgacagaaccaggctaatatAGTCATACTTTCTGGTTTTAGTAAGGTCTCTAGCTGGTGTGTTTTGGACCAACTGAAGTTTATTTATCGAACATGCAGAACAACCatccaataaagcattacaatggTCTAATCTAGAAGTTATAAATGCACTGATTCTGAGAGCATAGGTCGCAGATTAGATatgtttttgagatggaaaaatgTAGCTTTACAATGGCTAGAAATGTGGCTTTCAAAGAaaagattgctatcaaacagcacacctaggttcctaaatGAAAGAATTAACACAGCAGCCCTTAAGTCCTAGACAGggttctatattattattatcatgttgGGGGTTTTTCGACTATGCATTCTatttctcagtttggtgtgttTTACTGGGCCGTGAAGAAAtgtagagctgagtatcattaGCAGTGAATGAACAGGGAAAGCTAACACCAATGTTCTAATAATATCTCCCGAGGTTGACATGTAAAGCATGAAAAGTAAAGGCCCTAGctctgagccttgaggtactccatactGCACTTGTGATTGATTACAGTCTAAATCCTGACTTTCTCAACCATGATTAGTTGGATCTATGAGTTAAATGTGAGCACTGATTATGTGGCGTCTCTCTGCAGAAAGTGCCTCAGTACACACTGATTATTCAGGCCACTGACATGGAAGGAAACCCCATGTACGGTCTCTCTAACACAGGCACTGCTGTAATCACCATCACAGATGTCAACGACAACCCTCCAGAGTTTACTTCTGAGACCGTAagatctctcacacacacacacacacacaagaaggCCATTGATTAATACTGCAGTATCAGCATGTGACATATAAATCTTAACATTACTTGttctctgttttgtgtttgtcacTTATATATGTTATGCCGTGCAGTTCTTTGGCACAGTACCAGAGAACCAGGTCAATGTTATTGTGGCCAACCTGACTGTAACAGACAAAGACCAGCCCAACACAGCAGCGTGGAAGACCATCTACAAAATAACCGCCGGTGACCCCATGGGCCACTTCTCTGTCCCCACTGATGCTCTTTCTAATGAAGGCCTGGTGACAGTCATTAAGGTGAGAAAATACTGAGCACTGTCACACCtgaaagaacacacacaaaaaataaaaaaagtaatttactattaaataccgtaattccataaatgaataaaaacattaatattcattttattaatcattgaCATTAGTAAATGTAAAAGGACGTATACTTATAGCATTGATTAATCTTAATGTCACAAATGGACTTCTATTTGAAAATTGTCACCTCAACTATCATGGCCATCTTTAAATATCTACAGAAGAACCATTGAAATGACATGCATATGGATATTGTATGTATTCTGTCATAAATGATTTGCTTCTATTTAGAGCACttgattatttaatcaaaataaaaaatgtggcaTTCAGACTgggcaaaaaaaatattgtttgtgaTTTCTGCCTCTAGAGGCTCTGTATAATGACAACAGACTCCTCTCAGCCACTCCAGCATCATGTGCAACCTGGAAAAATATTGGCATGGAAATTTGCTGATGGTTCCAGCAAACAGTTACTGGTGATTTAGAAGACAGAGAGCATGTGATTTgtaccatttatttaatttatttcactttcttttCAATCTTTGTTTCAGCCCGTTGACTATGAGATCAACAGATCCTTTGTGCTGACGGTGGTGGCACTGAACGAGGTTGCTCTGGATAAAGGCCTCCGTCTGCCCCGTCAGTCCACGGCCACCGTCTCCATTCGTGTTACGGATGTCAACGAGAGCCCATATTTTCAACCCAACCCTAAAGTGCTGCGACTGCAGGAGGGCATGCAGGCCGAGTCAGAGGTCACGACCTTCACCGCTCAGGATCCAGACCGCTTCGAGCAGCAGAGCCTCAGGTGAGTGAAGAATCAGTATGGAGAGTTCAAAACATACTAGAGAGACGAGGAAGAACCGGGCACctcttttaaagattatttggTGTATTATAGATGTTTCCAAccaatcatattttttaaggaCCAACACTAACTTTTGTATGAAACGGTAACAAAAAGTGCACTACGCTCCTCTTAGGTACAGCACGCTGTCTGATCCTGCGAACTGGCTGAGGATCGATCCCATCAGTGGACGGATCACAACCATTGCTGTTTTAGACCGAGAGTCTCTGTTTGTTCAAGACAATGTCTACACGGCTATGTTCTTCGCTATTGACAGTGGTATGTTTGCTTTCATGTGCAGCTATAGGACTGTCTGTATAAGGCAAAAAAAAGATGGACATTTACAAAACGCAGGTTtagaaataaatagttttatttggtgctgcataaataataataataaacggtaaaattagattttttttcataaatacttattatgaatttatattaaactaaataggAGTAGTAGGTGGAAGCAAACTGAGGGATGAGCAAACTGATCTTTGTTTTAGAATAGTTTTTTGTATGTCCCTCAAagtcacacatacagtatgcgTCCTTTCTATTCTAAAAAATGGATAGAAACAACCAGAATCTCTGTTAGGTCCTTGAACGGTGGCTTCAGTGCAGATATTGAGGGTTAGGGACATTATGCATTACACAAAATGCATAACCACCTGGGTGActgcattaatttttaaaaccctGCTGGTTTTGTATTAAAAGGATCCATTCTTTCTGACTAAGTAACCAGGTTCAACCAGTTCATTCCTGGTATTCCCTATATTTTTCAGTACtgtattaaaaactgtttagttCGGAAATTATCTCTATTTCAGCCTCCTTACCTTGAAATGCATAGTATTTGGGGTTTGCTGGTGGTTTGACGCTCATCATGTTTGGTCTCCAGGGGTTCCTCCGGCCAGCAGCACCGGGACTCTGCAGATCCTTCTACTGGACATAAACGATAATGCTCCAGAGGTTTTCCCACCAGAGGCAGAGATGTGTGAAAAACCTGAGAACAACGGCATTAATATTACAGCGCTGGATGCAGACATGGATCCCAACGCTGGACCCTTCTCCTTTGAGCTGCCTGTACATCCCAGCGATGTGAGGAAGAACTGGACGATCACGCGTCTTAGTGGTgagaaaatacacacaaacagaaatacTCATCCACCCCTTGAACAGTTTCCACACCAGATTTTATTCTGATGGTCACTAGCCATTTACAGATGAAGACACATCATCACATCTTCAGCTGATTCCACCATCCTTTACTGACgtactaaaacttttttttttgattgattgattactataaattttctttttaatgttacataaaaGACAGCTTGTCGTGTTTCTGGTCTCCGGATTATTAGAATAAACATCCTCCGTTTAAGAAACTCCGTTCTTTCTGATGTTTACGTAGTTTCCAAGGTAAAGTCATCAAAAGTTAAATTTCATTCTGTTCCCttcattcaaaattaatatttaattaaaagtaaatggtaaataatatgaaaaacaacAGCTTAATGAATGAGGAGCTGCTTATTTGTATGCTTTTCAGGGTCATTCTTGTAGGAAAAGTGGTAACTTTTTATCATTCTTGGGATgctatttaaaagtaaagtaaagtggaTGAGACCTGATATTTACAATACTTAAATATCTTGGGTGTAACATGGCATAAAATATGTTCAATGTGCTGCACTCGTGCTTTCATAAGTTGTATGtcgaaaaaacaacaaaaagtagCAGCACTATGCATTAACATgggaatattaaaaacagtggCGGGATTTTAAACTAACAAACATATTTGTTAGTTTATCTATTGACATGTGTTCAAATACAGTTTTGACCAGGTGACACCAacacacaaaagtaaaaattcaAATAGTGCTCTTCGGTGAAACCggcaaacagtaaaaaaaaaaagcgtataCACTCTTAAAATAACTTCTAATTTTTGTACTGATGCAATAACATAGATAACATCTGCAGGTGAataattcatgtaaaaataaGTATTGCTTTAACAATGTTTAATCCATTTCCTAGGTGAATACGCACAACTCTCTCTGAAAATTGATTTTCTGGAGAGTGGGGTCTATCAGATTCCCATTATAATCACAGACTCCGGTGACATGGCGCTGTCCAACACCTCATATCTGCgtgtgaaggtgtgtgtgtgtgatcataACGGCGACTGCACGGATCAGGACCGGATCATGAGCGCTGGACTCGGCACCGGAGCCATTATTACCCTGCTGCTGTGTGTCCTCACCCTCCTCAGTGAGTCTCAAcaacatgtttgtgtttaaaaaatctcattgtcattactgtaatgcacaaagaaaatataaatggtAAGGTATTTATACACGATCCCGATGTTTCTTCAGCCTTTAGTTAGGTGACAAGCACAAAAGTTGTAGAGACACCTACTGTGTCAACTTTCTTCTTTGCTGCTTTAGAAGTCTATGGCAGCCTGTTGAACATTGCACTTACATTTATGATAATAACAGTAGGAGCTAGAAACAGATACTTCCCGAAGGTACCTGAGAGCTTGAGAAGTCACTGCTGATGAGGAAgactattcattttatatttgcaataataaCTCTCTTTTGTGTAGTCcttgtgttgttgtttgtcatgtggatgaagaagaaagataaaaaacGACTGGTCAAGCAGCTGCTGATCGACCCAGAGGAGGACATAAGAGACAACATCCTGAAATATGATGAagagggaggaggagaggaagaccAGGTACTGTCCTAGAACcatctaaaaacatttaaaatgtttaaaagatagATAATAAAGGAAGGCGATATTACTCTGTTCACAGTGTGATTTTAAAACTTAGTCGGATGATATTTGTTTCTCATTGGAACATAAGTTTTAAACACTGACATTTGTGAATCATATGGTCATATAATCAGCAGCTTACACcagttagtgtttttttttcaaccacttgtgtaaaaatagtttttttgacAAACATCAGGGTAACATGacaatttaattgattttaaatgaatctgtttCAAACCTTTATGACCCCTTCTGAGCAACGTACACTACCTTTTGCATTGTGCTGtaattagcatgcattttaatgaaatacacttttattactGAAATGCTGAAGGGaatatttcatctttatttcacgacatatatattgtgttcaagggaaaaaaaataagagtgaaactaaaatttaaaaatgcacgtAATATTATATTGcactaaattttaaaataaaagcagttttcaGAATAGTAAACAATGGTCACagattcaaaaaataaaaattgcaaatcaaatatttaataacaactaaaaaaaaaaacatgaatcaaaatctgaaatattaatacaaaattatcTGACTTGCACACAAAATCATGTTTCCTTGGTTatagttctgttttttttttgtgctctcaGACATTTTTCTGCtcgtatttacattttttgtacacTTGTGCTGTTTTTCCATTCGCTCTTGTTTCAGTGTTCTGCTTTTGTTCTTCCAAAAGTTGCACAGTTTCATGCAAATCATCATTGGTCCACTAGATCTAGATCGACAGATCCTTCATTCGTTCTGTTCACTGGAGAACTGTCAGCTGGGAAACATCTTTCCATAAAGGACCGTTATATGTGTCTATCTTGCCATCTGTTAAATGAGCTGTCACTGTTATATTCACCTATGGTCACATCATGAAAGGGATCAGCCACTATATGCACCGGTCTCACAAAGTCACTGTTATTATCAGTCAGATGTAGGCGAGCTAGGAACATAAGTCTTGTTATGGTTATTACTGTTAGGAGAGGATAATATtagcaacaaaaaatatatcattttgaatGATGTCTTGTATCTGACGGATGTCATATCTTTTCTCTCATACGAGGAACTCAAGTGTTCTCACCAGCACCTCCCCCATAATTAGTTCTAGCATTATAAACTTTACATCGCAGCCTCTTCATCATCAGAGTAAACTCATTATCACATTTCTGTAGTTTGACACATCAGCAcagagcaaaataaatgttagtaaAACAGTGTCTTTAtgcgtgtatgtgtttgtaaaCAGGATTATGACCTGAGCCAGCTGCAGCAGCCAGATTTAGAGGCTGAGGATCTCACGGGTATTGGTATTCGTCGACTGGATGAGAGACCCCTGCACCCCGAGCCTCATTACCCCATCAGATCCAGCGCTCCTCATCCTGGAGATATCGGAGACTTCATCAGTGAGGTGAAGCATCGAACCAAATACTGTAACATATCACTGTTGAACAGTGCAGCAGGTGGTACTAAAGTATTGATAAATGGTCCTAcaggaatataaaaataaaacgaataaaGATAATGTAGTAGGTATGGTGttagtttagaaaaaaacactgaatagacattaaaaacaggAAGCTGAAATATAAGTAGCATTAGAAATACatcttttacaaaaatacaaaaataccaataaaaagATGCTCTAAGTGTACTTAAGGTGGTGACAAATCCCTGTCTTGAGTCAATCATTCAAACGGCTGATTCGTTCAGAAAC
Encoded here:
- the zmp:0000000625 gene encoding cadherin-2, encoding MLLLLSRALLLSVLLEAQLGSSGVCRPGFSEDVYTVVMPERVVPGRALITVKYVDCGRGADVRFECSPPGDFGISVDGVVFALRPLHRSLSWTSPLLIKAQDEATQQQWQTQVRLLPARDLLGTDRHMLSGDVPEIVFPSRQIDVFLKRTKRDWVIPPINVAENSRGPFPMKLVRIRSDNDEKVSLRYSVTGPGADQPPTGVFSIDPISGLLTVLKPLDREHLHIFNLRAHAVDLNGNQVENPIDVIINVIDMNDNRPEFIKQIWNGSVPEGSKPGTSVMTVTAEDKDDATTLNGQLRYKIVSQNPDAPNPNMFTINNRTGSIITVAAGLDREKVPQYTLIIQATDMEGNPMYGLSNTGTAVITITDVNDNPPEFTSETFFGTVPENQVNVIVANLTVTDKDQPNTAAWKTIYKITAGDPMGHFSVPTDALSNEGLVTVIKPVDYEINRSFVLTVVALNEVALDKGLRLPRQSTATVSIRVTDVNESPYFQPNPKVLRLQEGMQAESEVTTFTAQDPDRFEQQSLRYSTLSDPANWLRIDPISGRITTIAVLDRESLFVQDNVYTAMFFAIDSGVPPASSTGTLQILLLDINDNAPEVFPPEAEMCEKPENNGINITALDADMDPNAGPFSFELPVHPSDVRKNWTITRLSGEYAQLSLKIDFLESGVYQIPIIITDSGDMALSNTSYLRVKVCVCDHNGDCTDQDRIMSAGLGTGAIITLLLCVLTLLILVLLFVMWMKKKDKKRLVKQLLIDPEEDIRDNILKYDEEGGGEEDQDYDLSQLQQPDLEAEDLTGIGIRRLDERPLHPEPHYPIRSSAPHPGDIGDFISEGLRAADNDPSAPPYDSLLVFDYEGTGSTAGSLSSINSSSSDGDQDYDYLHDWGPRFTKLADMYSGTDE